GACGGCGAGTAGCGCCCGACACCGACCGATCGTAGCCGATGTACGTCTCAGGCGTACGTCGCGTCGAGATAGTCCAGGATCCGTTCCGATTCGGCCATCGTCACGCCGTAGTCGTCGTCGACGACGACTGGGACCTGCCGCTGACCGGAGAGCCGCCTGACCTCGTTCCGTTTCGAGTGGAGTCCCTCGACCCAGACGCTCTCGTAGTCGACGCCGAGTTCCTCGAGCCGATCGACGACGACCTCGCAGTACGGACAGCCTTCGAGGCGGTACAGGGTGACCATGCCCCGTCGTTCGCACCCGACCGGCAAAAGCGTGGGTGGGCAGTTCCGGTCGGTGGAAGCGTGGGTAGGGCGGTTCCGGTCGG
This region of Halosolutus amylolyticus genomic DNA includes:
- a CDS encoding glutaredoxin family protein, which produces MVTLYRLEGCPYCEVVVDRLEELGVDYESVWVEGLHSKRNEVRRLSGQRQVPVVVDDDYGVTMAESERILDYLDATYA